In Vallicoccus soli, the following are encoded in one genomic region:
- a CDS encoding SURF1 family protein yields MPTPLGLLATRRWLGFTVFALVVVLACVQLGRWQLHRAEDRQATAREVAARTSAEPLPVQDVTAVGERPAEATRWRSVSAEGAYDPSGTVLLRNRSLDGQRGYHVLVPLRLDDGTVQVVVRGFLPAPGPLSAGVDVPAPPEGRVALQGRLVPGDAVDGPDDLGLDEGSGVLSASRADPLVLGTALGARVAPAGSLRGGLVEATAEEPAPPATLAPLPAPEAGNYGLNYAYMVQWWLFALIGVVGWWLLLRREAREGSGQDGAARERRAVRA; encoded by the coding sequence GTGCCCACCCCGCTCGGCCTGCTCGCCACGCGCCGGTGGCTGGGCTTCACCGTCTTCGCCCTGGTCGTGGTGCTGGCGTGCGTGCAGCTCGGGCGCTGGCAGCTGCACCGCGCGGAGGACCGGCAGGCGACGGCGCGCGAGGTGGCGGCGCGCACGAGCGCCGAGCCGCTGCCCGTGCAGGACGTCACGGCCGTCGGGGAGCGCCCGGCCGAGGCCACGCGCTGGCGGTCGGTCTCGGCCGAGGGGGCGTACGACCCGTCGGGGACGGTCCTGCTGCGCAACCGCTCGCTCGACGGGCAGCGCGGCTACCACGTGCTCGTGCCGCTGCGCCTGGACGACGGGACGGTGCAGGTCGTCGTGCGCGGGTTCCTGCCGGCCCCCGGCCCGCTGTCGGCCGGCGTCGACGTGCCCGCGCCGCCGGAGGGGCGCGTGGCGCTGCAGGGCCGGCTCGTGCCGGGCGACGCGGTGGACGGGCCCGACGACCTGGGGCTCGACGAGGGCAGCGGCGTGCTCAGCGCCTCGCGCGCCGACCCGCTCGTCCTCGGTACGGCGCTCGGCGCCCGCGTCGCCCCGGCGGGCTCGCTGCGCGGGGGGCTGGTGGAGGCGACGGCCGAGGAGCCCGCTCCGCCCGCGACCCTGGCCCCGCTCCCGGCGCCCGAGGCCGGCAACTACGGGCTCAACTACGCGTACATGGTCCAGTGGTGGCTCTTCGCCCTCATCGGGGTCGTCGGCTGGTGGCTGCTCCTGCGGCGCGAGGCGCGCGAGGGGTCGGGGCAGGACGGGGCGGCGCGGGAGCGTCGGGCGGTCCGGGCCTGA
- a CDS encoding HNH endonuclease signature motif containing protein, with product MAAGVGEVERDVPVCAAAATLRAVDTLLDELPLGTSAPTGASPSTSDGLWRVPTGELASLATTALALRTRLEAVLLAVVREADVRGLHAALGAASTAQWLAQTARWEPAEARGFVADAAALSAGLAATGTAVPRLALVAADQDAPDEDAPGVDGPDDLAAAPAASPTPGPLPAPGSAVGAEVAAGRVDRGRAGAVLRALALLPHDASALERAEAEAVLAGCARDLTARQVGRAGRRLAEALAARRADTDDPAEAAAVEDEERRAARQAEQRASELYEERQVWWRERTDSAVEGGFRLDPVTAAPLVALLDAAARRPDDPVRAVGDGHAHDDGHAHDDGHAHDGHTGHRDEAIEHPGGRRRDDRDDWLHDATDDQPDDHDPPGLLAATGSAPRQAPDDAGPPAAPCERPEEGPAARAADVPPDRRTRAQRAADALAQLCTYALAGQVGGFLLPSEATRHPQVTLTVDLERLRRGLAGAGTLDALPSGSGAADLTPAQVRALACDADVVPALMGGPSQPLDLGRSRRLASRAQRTALALRDRGCVVPGCPVPAAGCIAHHLQEWGQQGRTDLANLALLCPAHHTQVHLQGWSLEVTATGVVEVVPPRWVDPDQRPRRHERHLVRALRR from the coding sequence ATGGCAGCGGGGGTCGGCGAGGTCGAGCGTGACGTCCCGGTCTGCGCTGCGGCCGCGACGCTGCGTGCCGTCGACACCCTGCTCGACGAGCTCCCGCTCGGCACCTCCGCACCGACCGGCGCGTCGCCGTCGACCAGTGACGGGCTGTGGCGCGTCCCCACCGGCGAGCTCGCGTCGCTCGCGACGACCGCCCTCGCCCTGCGCACGCGCCTGGAGGCGGTGCTGCTCGCCGTCGTGCGGGAGGCCGACGTGCGGGGGCTGCACGCCGCGCTGGGCGCGGCCTCGACCGCGCAGTGGCTGGCGCAGACCGCGCGCTGGGAGCCCGCCGAGGCCCGGGGGTTCGTCGCCGACGCCGCTGCCCTGTCGGCCGGGCTCGCCGCGACCGGTACGGCGGTCCCGCGCCTCGCGCTGGTGGCGGCGGACCAGGACGCACCGGACGAGGACGCACCGGGCGTGGACGGGCCTGACGACCTGGCCGCGGCACCGGCCGCGTCTCCCACGCCCGGGCCGCTGCCGGCCCCGGGGAGCGCCGTCGGCGCCGAGGTGGCCGCGGGCCGCGTCGACCGGGGCCGCGCCGGTGCCGTCCTGCGGGCGCTGGCCCTGCTGCCGCACGACGCGAGCGCGCTCGAGCGCGCCGAGGCGGAGGCGGTGCTGGCCGGCTGCGCGCGCGACCTGACGGCTCGCCAGGTGGGCCGGGCCGGTCGCCGCCTGGCCGAGGCCCTCGCGGCCCGCCGGGCCGACACGGACGACCCCGCCGAGGCGGCGGCCGTCGAGGACGAGGAGCGGCGGGCGGCCCGGCAGGCCGAGCAGCGGGCGAGCGAGCTCTACGAGGAGCGCCAGGTCTGGTGGCGCGAGCGGACCGACAGCGCCGTCGAGGGCGGCTTCCGCCTCGACCCGGTCACCGCCGCCCCGCTCGTCGCCCTCCTCGACGCGGCGGCCCGGCGGCCGGACGACCCGGTGCGCGCCGTCGGGGACGGGCACGCCCACGACGACGGGCACGCCCACGACGACGGGCACGCCCACGACGGGCACACCGGCCACCGGGACGAGGCGATCGAGCATCCTGGCGGACGGAGGCGCGACGACCGGGACGACTGGCTGCACGATGCGACGGACGACCAGCCGGACGACCACGACCCGCCAGGACTCCTCGCGGCCACCGGGTCCGCACCGCGCCAGGCCCCGGACGACGCCGGCCCCCCTGCAGCACCGTGCGAGCGACCGGAGGAGGGGCCGGCTGCACGTGCTGCCGACGTGCCGCCCGACCGGCGGACCCGCGCCCAGCGCGCCGCGGACGCGCTCGCGCAGCTGTGCACCTACGCCCTCGCCGGGCAGGTCGGCGGCTTCCTCCTGCCGTCCGAGGCCACCCGTCACCCGCAGGTCACCCTCACCGTCGACCTCGAGCGCCTGCGGCGAGGCCTGGCCGGGGCCGGGACGCTCGACGCGCTGCCGAGCGGCAGCGGCGCGGCCGACCTCACACCGGCCCAGGTGCGGGCCCTCGCCTGCGACGCGGACGTCGTGCCGGCGCTCATGGGCGGGCCGTCGCAGCCGCTGGACCTCGGCCGCTCCCGACGGCTCGCGAGCAGGGCGCAGCGCACGGCGCTCGCGCTGCGCGACCGCGGCTGCGTGGTGCCGGGCTGCCCCGTCCCCGCGGCCGGTTGCATCGCCCACCACCTGCAGGAGTGGGGCCAGCAAGGGCGCACCGACCTGGCCAACCTCGCGCTGCTCTGCCCGGCGCACCACACCCAGGTCCACCTGCAGGGCTGGTCGCTCGAGGTGACGGCCACCGGCGTCGTCGAGGTCGTGCCGCCGCGCTGGGTCGACCCCGACCAGCGGCCCCGCCGGCACGAGCGCCACCTCGTCCGTGCCCTGCGTCGCTGA
- the fabG gene encoding 3-oxoacyl-ACP reductase FabG, with amino-acid sequence MAGPSDEAAPGGRSVLVTGGNRGIGLAVARAFAAAGDRVAVTHRSGDAPEGLLGVRCDVTDTASVDAAFGEVEAAHGPVEVLVANAGVTKDQLLLRMSDEEFDQVLDTNLTGAFRCARRASKGMIRLRRGRIVLVGSVVALYGTPGQANYAASKAGLVGLARSITRELGGRGITANVVAPGFVETDMTAALPEERRAAYVAAIPAGRLATPQEVAGVVRFLASDDAAYISGAVVPVDGGLGMGH; translated from the coding sequence GTGGCCGGACCCAGCGACGAGGCCGCCCCCGGCGGCCGCTCCGTGCTCGTGACGGGGGGGAACCGGGGCATCGGCCTGGCCGTGGCCCGGGCCTTCGCGGCGGCCGGCGACCGGGTCGCGGTGACCCACCGCAGCGGCGACGCCCCGGAGGGCCTGCTCGGGGTGCGCTGCGACGTGACCGACACCGCGAGCGTCGACGCGGCGTTCGGCGAGGTCGAGGCCGCCCACGGGCCTGTGGAGGTGCTCGTGGCCAACGCGGGCGTCACGAAGGACCAGCTGCTGCTGCGCATGTCGGACGAGGAGTTCGACCAGGTCCTCGACACGAACCTCACCGGCGCCTTCCGCTGCGCCCGCCGGGCGAGCAAGGGCATGATCCGGCTCCGCCGCGGCCGCATCGTGCTCGTCGGCTCGGTCGTGGCGCTGTACGGCACGCCGGGGCAGGCGAACTACGCCGCGTCCAAGGCCGGCCTGGTCGGCCTCGCCCGCTCGATCACCCGCGAGCTCGGCGGGCGCGGCATCACCGCGAACGTCGTGGCACCGGGGTTCGTGGAGACGGACATGACGGCCGCGCTGCCGGAGGAGCGGCGGGCGGCGTACGTCGCGGCGATCCCGGCGGGGCGGCTCGCGACCCCGCAGGAGGTCGCGGGCGTGGTGCGGTTCCTGGCGTCGGACGACGCCGCGTACATCAGCGGGGCCGTGGTCCCCGTGGACGGCGGACTCGGGATGGGGCACTGA
- the serB gene encoding phosphoserine phosphatase SerB, translated as MSDRTLLVTLTGRDRPGVTSALFEALARADVAVLDVEQVVLRGHLVLGVLVRAERDEAALVRAAEAVGERLGLQVEVSAGAGDAPRRAPGRSHVTVIGDPLRPAAMAALAGRIADAGANIDRIVRLARYPVTGLEMEVSGMAPERLRAVLAAEAARQRVDVAVQRSGLHRRAKRLVVMDVDSTLIQGEVIEMLAERAGCLEEVARVTERAMRGELDFTASLLERVALLEGLSLDDVAAVRDAVRLAPGARTLVRTLKRLDHEVGIVSGGFTQVTDHLVADLGLDHAAANTLEVADGRLTGRVTGPVVDRAGKRAALERFAAAAGVPLAQAVAIGDGANDLDMLEAAGLGIAFNAKPVVREAADTAVNVPYLDTILYLLGITRDEVEAADAEAGTPTPAPAIVR; from the coding sequence GTGAGCGACCGGACCCTGCTCGTCACCCTGACCGGCCGCGACCGCCCGGGTGTCACGAGCGCGCTGTTCGAGGCCCTGGCGCGGGCCGACGTCGCGGTGCTCGACGTCGAGCAGGTCGTCCTGCGCGGGCACCTGGTGCTGGGCGTCCTCGTGCGCGCCGAGCGCGACGAGGCGGCGCTGGTGCGCGCCGCGGAGGCCGTGGGGGAGCGGCTCGGCCTGCAGGTGGAGGTGAGCGCCGGCGCGGGGGACGCCCCCCGGCGCGCGCCCGGCCGCAGCCACGTCACCGTCATCGGCGACCCGCTGCGCCCGGCGGCCATGGCCGCGCTCGCCGGGCGGATCGCCGACGCCGGGGCCAACATCGACCGGATCGTGCGCCTCGCGCGCTACCCCGTGACCGGGCTGGAGATGGAGGTCTCCGGCATGGCGCCGGAGCGGCTGCGCGCGGTCCTCGCCGCCGAGGCGGCCCGCCAGCGGGTCGACGTCGCCGTGCAGCGCTCGGGGCTGCACCGGCGGGCCAAGCGCCTCGTCGTCATGGACGTCGACTCGACCCTCATCCAGGGCGAGGTCATCGAGATGCTCGCCGAGCGGGCCGGGTGCCTCGAGGAGGTCGCGCGGGTGACCGAGCGGGCGATGCGCGGCGAGCTGGACTTCACCGCCTCCCTGCTCGAGCGCGTCGCGCTGCTCGAGGGGCTGTCCCTCGACGACGTCGCGGCGGTGCGCGACGCGGTGCGCCTCGCCCCGGGCGCACGCACCCTGGTCCGCACCCTCAAGCGCCTCGACCACGAGGTCGGCATCGTCAGCGGCGGCTTCACCCAGGTCACCGACCACCTCGTCGCGGACCTCGGGCTCGACCACGCCGCGGCCAACACCCTCGAGGTCGCGGACGGCCGGCTCACCGGCCGGGTCACCGGACCGGTCGTCGACCGCGCCGGCAAGCGCGCGGCGCTCGAGCGCTTCGCGGCCGCGGCGGGGGTGCCGCTCGCGCAGGCCGTCGCCATCGGGGACGGGGCGAACGACCTCGACATGCTCGAGGCCGCGGGGCTCGGCATCGCCTTCAACGCCAAGCCGGTGGTGCGCGAGGCCGCCGACACCGCGGTCAACGTGCCCTACCTCGACACGATCCTCTACCTGCTCGGCATCACCCGCGACGAGGTCGAGGCGGCGGACGCCGAGGCCGGCACGCCGACCCCCGCGCCGGCCATCGTGCGCTGA
- the glgC gene encoding glucose-1-phosphate adenylyltransferase, with the protein MAATKVLAIVLAGGEGKRLMPLTADRAKPAVPFGGIYRMVDFVLSNLVNGHYLKIVVLTQYKSHSLDRHITKTWRMSTLLGNYVAPVPAQQRLGPHWFAGSADAIYQSLNLITDDCPDIVIVFGADHIYRMDPGQMVRQHVATGAGVTVAGIRQPRSMSDQFGVIEVAEGSNRITAFREKPADPPGLPDSPDEIFASMGNYVFSTDVLIDAVTKDAADPDSKHDMGGNIIPMLVERGEAAVYDFRDNDVPGTTDRDRGYWRDVGTLDSFYDAHMDLISVHPVFNLYNHEWPIYTDHPPWPPAKFVHGYQGRVGRAVNSMVAPGVVVSGSLVENSVLSPGVTVHSYAHVDGTVLMGGVQVGRHAVVRNAIVDKNVVIPEGAQIGVDLDRDRERFTVSDGGIVVIGKGQKVDP; encoded by the coding sequence ATGGCAGCGACGAAGGTGCTCGCGATCGTCCTCGCCGGCGGCGAGGGGAAGCGGCTCATGCCCCTCACGGCGGACCGCGCGAAGCCGGCGGTGCCCTTCGGGGGCATCTACCGGATGGTGGACTTCGTCCTGTCCAACCTCGTCAACGGGCACTACCTCAAGATCGTGGTGCTGACGCAGTACAAGAGCCACTCGCTCGACCGCCACATCACCAAGACGTGGCGCATGTCGACCCTGCTCGGCAACTACGTCGCCCCGGTCCCCGCGCAGCAGCGCCTCGGCCCGCACTGGTTCGCGGGCTCGGCCGACGCGATCTACCAGAGCCTCAACCTCATCACCGACGACTGCCCGGACATCGTCATCGTCTTCGGCGCCGACCACATCTACCGGATGGACCCGGGCCAGATGGTGCGCCAGCACGTGGCCACCGGCGCCGGCGTGACGGTCGCGGGCATCCGCCAGCCCCGCTCGATGTCGGACCAGTTCGGGGTCATCGAGGTGGCCGAGGGCAGCAACCGGATCACGGCGTTCCGGGAGAAGCCGGCCGACCCGCCCGGGCTGCCGGACTCCCCGGACGAGATCTTCGCGTCCATGGGCAACTACGTGTTCAGCACCGACGTCCTCATCGACGCGGTGACCAAGGACGCGGCCGACCCGGACAGCAAGCACGACATGGGCGGCAACATCATCCCGATGCTCGTCGAGCGCGGCGAGGCCGCCGTGTACGACTTCCGCGACAACGACGTGCCCGGCACCACCGACCGCGACCGCGGCTACTGGCGCGACGTCGGGACCCTCGACTCGTTCTACGACGCGCACATGGACCTCATCTCGGTCCACCCCGTCTTCAACCTCTACAACCACGAGTGGCCGATCTACACCGACCACCCGCCGTGGCCGCCGGCGAAGTTCGTCCACGGCTACCAGGGCCGGGTCGGGCGGGCGGTGAACTCGATGGTCGCGCCGGGCGTCGTCGTCTCGGGCTCGCTCGTCGAGAACAGCGTCCTGTCCCCCGGGGTGACCGTGCACTCGTACGCCCACGTGGACGGCACCGTCCTCATGGGCGGGGTGCAGGTCGGGCGGCACGCCGTGGTGCGCAACGCGATCGTCGACAAGAACGTGGTCATCCCCGAGGGCGCGCAGATCGGTGTGGACCTCGACCGCGACCGCGAGCGGTTCACGGTCTCCGACGGCGGGATCGTCGTCATCGGCAAGGGGCAGAAGGTCGACCCCTGA
- a CDS encoding NAD-dependent epimerase/dehydratase family protein, producing the protein MRLVVTGSAGHLGEALVRVLRAEGHGVLGLDLLPSPTTDVVADVADRAALRDALRGADGVLHTATLHKPHVASHPREAFVRTNVQGTLAVVEEAAGAGVGRVVVTSTTSAYGRALSPAPGEPAAWVDEDVVPVPRNVYGATKVAAEDLCEVVHRETGLPVLVLRTSRFFPEGDDVAEQRAAYDDANLKANELLHRRVDLEDVVAAHRCALERAPALRWGRYVVSAPTPFTRGDAAELRRDAAAVVRRLFPGVDAVYGPRGWRLPPSLDRVYDSTRARRDLGWAPRWTFGHALAALAAGGEARSALAASVGTKGYHDRPTGPCTAAGRAPR; encoded by the coding sequence GTGCGCCTCGTCGTCACCGGGAGCGCCGGGCACCTCGGCGAGGCCCTCGTGCGCGTCCTGCGCGCCGAGGGCCACGGGGTGCTCGGCCTGGACCTGCTGCCCTCGCCCACCACCGACGTCGTCGCCGACGTGGCCGACCGCGCGGCGCTGCGGGACGCGCTGCGCGGCGCCGACGGCGTGCTGCACACCGCCACCCTGCACAAGCCGCACGTCGCGTCCCACCCCCGGGAGGCCTTCGTCCGGACCAACGTGCAGGGCACCCTGGCGGTGGTCGAGGAGGCGGCCGGCGCCGGGGTCGGCCGGGTCGTCGTCACGAGCACGACGAGCGCGTACGGGCGCGCCCTGTCCCCGGCGCCGGGCGAGCCGGCGGCCTGGGTCGACGAGGACGTCGTGCCGGTCCCGCGCAACGTCTACGGCGCGACCAAGGTCGCCGCCGAGGACCTCTGCGAGGTGGTGCACCGCGAGACGGGGCTGCCGGTCCTCGTGCTGCGCACCTCCCGCTTCTTCCCGGAGGGCGACGACGTCGCCGAGCAGCGGGCGGCGTACGACGACGCCAACCTCAAGGCCAACGAGCTGCTGCACCGGCGGGTCGACCTCGAGGACGTCGTCGCCGCGCACCGCTGCGCCCTCGAGCGGGCCCCCGCCCTGCGCTGGGGGCGGTACGTCGTCAGCGCCCCGACCCCCTTCACCCGGGGGGACGCCGCCGAGCTGCGCCGCGACGCCGCGGCCGTCGTGCGCCGGCTGTTCCCCGGCGTCGACGCGGTGTACGGCCCCCGCGGCTGGCGGCTGCCCCCGTCGCTGGACCGCGTGTACGACAGCACCCGCGCCCGCCGCGACCTCGGGTGGGCGCCGCGCTGGACCTTCGGGCACGCGCTCGCGGCGCTCGCCGCCGGCGGCGAGGCGCGCAGCGCGCTGGCCGCGTCGGTCGGCACCAAGGGCTACCACGACCGGCCGACGGGGCCGTGCACCGCGGCCGGCCGCGCGCCGCGCTGA
- the fabI gene encoding enoyl-ACP reductase FabI, with amino-acid sequence MGVTTDGTAQGGLLAGKRLLVTGVLMESSIAFHVARVAQQQGATVVLSGFGRGLRITRTIARRLPQPAPVVELDVTSEEQLAGLPDAVREHVDGLDGVLHSIGFAPEAALGGNFLNTTWDDVATAVHVSAYSLKALTMAAKPLMPRGGSVVGLTFDAAVAWPKYDWMGVAKAAFESTARYLARDLGPEGFRVNLVAAGPLRTTAAKSIPGFEEFERVWSTRAPLGWALEDPEPAARTCCALLSDWMPATTAEIVHADGGVHAMGA; translated from the coding sequence ATGGGCGTGACGACGGACGGTACGGCGCAGGGCGGGCTGCTGGCGGGCAAGCGCCTGCTGGTCACGGGCGTGCTGATGGAGAGCTCGATCGCGTTCCACGTGGCGCGCGTCGCCCAGCAGCAGGGCGCGACGGTGGTGCTCTCCGGCTTCGGCCGCGGGCTGCGCATCACCCGGACGATCGCCCGGCGGCTGCCGCAGCCGGCGCCGGTGGTCGAGCTCGACGTGACGAGCGAGGAGCAGCTCGCGGGGCTGCCCGACGCGGTCCGCGAGCACGTCGACGGCCTCGACGGGGTGCTGCACAGCATCGGGTTCGCCCCGGAGGCCGCGCTCGGGGGCAACTTCCTCAACACCACGTGGGACGACGTGGCGACCGCGGTCCACGTGTCCGCGTACTCCCTCAAGGCGCTGACCATGGCGGCCAAGCCGCTCATGCCGCGCGGCGGATCGGTCGTGGGCCTCACCTTCGACGCGGCGGTCGCCTGGCCCAAGTACGACTGGATGGGCGTGGCGAAGGCCGCGTTCGAGTCCACCGCGCGCTACCTCGCGCGCGACCTCGGCCCCGAGGGGTTCCGGGTCAACCTGGTGGCCGCGGGGCCGCTGCGCACGACGGCCGCCAAGTCCATCCCCGGCTTCGAGGAGTTCGAGCGGGTGTGGTCGACGCGCGCCCCGCTCGGCTGGGCGCTGGAGGACCCGGAGCCCGCGGCGCGCACGTGCTGCGCGCTGCTCTCGGACTGGATGCCCGCGACGACCGCGGAGATCGTCCACGCCGACGGCGGCGTGCACGCGATGGGGGCCTGA
- a CDS encoding DUF3099 domain-containing protein, protein MSSDDVRRAHALPRGSGRSTVHGRGRRVEVHAITGARRSVTADVQARTRRYLFSMLVRTACFLGAVLSTGFTRWALLAGAVLLPYFAVVIANGGREPTKDLPTAPYVPSRPMLEARHDDAA, encoded by the coding sequence GTGAGCAGCGACGACGTGCGCAGGGCGCACGCGCTCCCCCGCGGGTCCGGCCGGTCGACCGTGCACGGCCGCGGGCGGCGCGTGGAGGTCCACGCCATCACCGGCGCGCGGCGCAGCGTCACCGCGGACGTGCAGGCGCGCACGCGGCGCTACCTGTTCTCGATGCTCGTGCGCACCGCGTGCTTCCTCGGCGCGGTGCTGTCGACGGGCTTCACGCGCTGGGCCCTGCTCGCCGGCGCGGTGCTGCTGCCGTACTTCGCCGTGGTCATCGCCAACGGCGGCCGCGAGCCGACGAAGGACCTGCCGACCGCGCCGTACGTCCCCAGCCGGCCCATGCTCGAGGCGCGGCACGACGACGCCGCCTGA
- a CDS encoding SixA phosphatase family protein: MARRDPERRLVLVRHAKADYPEGVDDHDRPLTERGERDAVALGRLLHDTCWPDMVLCSTSVRTRRTWELAEGQADEPVTVRYEPSLYLASPRAVLGLVRGTSDDARCLVVVGHNPGTHELAVALAGRGDKEQLAALAEKLPTAGVVVLGVDGGWDDLAEGGARLEQVSAARG, translated from the coding sequence GTGGCGCGGCGCGACCCCGAGCGGCGCCTCGTCCTGGTCCGCCACGCCAAGGCCGACTACCCCGAGGGCGTGGACGACCACGACCGCCCGCTCACCGAGCGCGGGGAGCGCGACGCCGTGGCGCTGGGCCGGCTGCTGCACGACACGTGCTGGCCCGACATGGTGCTGTGCTCGACGTCGGTGCGGACCCGGCGCACCTGGGAGCTGGCCGAGGGCCAGGCGGACGAGCCGGTGACGGTGCGCTACGAGCCGAGCCTCTACCTGGCCTCGCCGCGCGCGGTGCTGGGCCTCGTGCGCGGCACGTCGGACGACGCCCGCTGCCTCGTCGTCGTGGGCCACAACCCGGGCACGCACGAGCTCGCCGTGGCGCTCGCCGGCCGGGGCGACAAGGAGCAGCTCGCCGCGCTGGCGGAGAAGCTCCCCACCGCGGGCGTCGTCGTGCTCGGCGTCGACGGGGGCTGGGACGACCTCGCCGAGGGCGGCGCCCGGCTCGAGCAGGTCAGCGCCGCGCGCGGCTGA
- the moaA gene encoding GTP 3',8-cyclase MoaA, whose amino-acid sequence MTSASPSTPVPPALVDRHGRVATDLRVSLTDRCNLRCTYCMPPEGLDWLPGPELLTDDELVRLVRVAVGLGVTDVRFTGGEPLLRRGLVGLVERVAALEPRPRLSLTTNGIGLARLAAPLAAAGLDRVNVSLDTLDRLAFTRITRRDRLDDVLAGLAAAQEAGLAPVKVNAVLVRGVNDDEAPDLLRWALRHGYELRFIEQMPLDAQHGWRREEMVTADEVLTSLGRAFDLVAEGAAARGSAPAERWWAQERGGALRGPVGVIGSVTRPFCGTCDRVRLTADGQLRNCLFAREESDLRAGLRGGEDDAALAARFVASLAAKRAGHGIDDPGFLQPVRPMSAIGG is encoded by the coding sequence GTGACGAGCGCCTCCCCGAGCACCCCCGTGCCCCCCGCCCTGGTGGACCGGCACGGGCGGGTGGCCACGGACCTGCGGGTGTCGCTCACCGACCGCTGCAACCTGCGCTGCACCTACTGCATGCCCCCCGAGGGGCTCGACTGGCTCCCGGGGCCGGAGCTGCTGACCGACGACGAGCTCGTGCGCCTGGTGCGCGTCGCGGTGGGCCTCGGGGTCACCGACGTGCGCTTCACCGGCGGCGAGCCCCTGCTGCGCCGGGGCCTCGTGGGGCTCGTGGAGCGGGTGGCGGCCCTCGAGCCGCGGCCCCGGCTCTCGCTCACGACGAACGGCATCGGGCTGGCCCGGCTCGCGGCGCCCCTGGCCGCGGCGGGGCTGGACCGGGTCAACGTCTCGCTCGACACCCTCGACCGGCTCGCGTTCACCCGCATCACCCGCCGTGACCGCCTGGACGACGTCCTGGCGGGCCTCGCCGCGGCGCAGGAGGCCGGCCTCGCGCCGGTCAAGGTCAACGCGGTGCTCGTGCGCGGCGTCAACGACGACGAGGCGCCCGACCTGCTGCGGTGGGCGCTGCGGCACGGCTACGAGCTGCGGTTCATCGAGCAGATGCCGCTGGACGCCCAGCACGGCTGGCGGCGCGAGGAGATGGTGACCGCGGACGAGGTGCTCACCTCGCTCGGACGCGCCTTCGACCTCGTCGCCGAGGGCGCGGCGGCCCGCGGCAGCGCGCCGGCGGAGCGCTGGTGGGCGCAGGAGCGCGGTGGTGCGCTGCGCGGCCCGGTCGGCGTCATCGGCTCGGTCACGCGCCCCTTCTGCGGCACGTGCGACCGGGTGCGCCTCACCGCCGACGGCCAGCTGCGCAACTGCCTCTTCGCGCGCGAGGAGAGCGACCTGCGGGCCGGCCTGCGCGGGGGCGAGGACGACGCGGCGCTCGCGGCCCGCTTCGTCGCCTCGCTCGCGGCCAAGCGCGCCGGCCACGGCATCGACGACCCGGGGTTCCTCCAGCCCGTGCGGCCCATGTCGGCCATCGGGGGCTGA
- a CDS encoding cation diffusion facilitator family transporter, with amino-acid sequence MSEHGSPGAHEPRAHEPCADHPLPVRAGKAHGHDHAHGTATGAHRGRLLVVLVVAVATAALQLVGGLVSGSLALLADAGHVAGDAAGVAAALVAATLAARPATGARTYGLQRAEVLAALANAVLLAAVGAWVLVEAVRRWDDPPEVSGGLVLVVALVGAAANLGCLLLLRRGARESLNVRGAYLEVLGDLLGSAAVVAAAVVVALTGWSRADVVASVAIGLMVLPRAWSLLRDVVDVLLEATPRGVDLDHVRDHVRAVEGVVDVHDLHAWTITSGVPVLSAHVVVDARHLAEGRSGQVLDRLGQCLAGHFDVEHCTFQLEPVGHREHEAAHHA; translated from the coding sequence ATGAGCGAGCACGGGTCGCCCGGCGCGCACGAGCCCCGGGCGCACGAGCCCTGCGCCGACCACCCGCTGCCGGTGCGCGCAGGGAAGGCGCACGGGCACGACCACGCCCACGGCACCGCGACCGGTGCGCACCGGGGGCGGCTGCTCGTGGTGCTCGTCGTCGCGGTCGCGACCGCCGCCCTGCAGCTCGTCGGCGGGCTGGTGTCCGGCTCGCTGGCGCTGCTCGCCGACGCCGGGCACGTCGCGGGCGACGCCGCGGGCGTGGCGGCGGCCCTGGTGGCGGCCACGCTGGCCGCCCGGCCGGCGACGGGCGCGCGGACGTACGGCCTGCAGCGCGCCGAGGTGCTCGCCGCCCTGGCGAACGCCGTGCTGCTCGCCGCGGTGGGCGCCTGGGTCCTCGTGGAGGCCGTGCGCCGCTGGGACGACCCGCCGGAGGTGTCGGGCGGGCTCGTCCTCGTCGTCGCCCTGGTCGGCGCCGCGGCCAACCTGGGCTGCCTGCTCCTGCTGCGCCGCGGGGCGCGGGAGAGCCTCAACGTGCGCGGCGCGTACCTCGAGGTCCTCGGCGACCTGCTCGGCTCGGCCGCGGTGGTCGCCGCCGCGGTGGTCGTGGCCCTCACCGGGTGGTCGCGCGCCGACGTGGTGGCCTCGGTCGCCATCGGGCTCATGGTCCTGCCGCGCGCCTGGTCGCTGCTGCGCGACGTCGTCGACGTGCTGCTCGAGGCGACGCCGCGCGGGGTGGACCTGGACCACGTCCGCGACCACGTGCGGGCCGTCGAGGGGGTCGTGGACGTGCACGACCTGCACGCCTGGACCATCACCAGCGGCGTGCCCGTGCTCAGCGCCCACGTCGTCGTGGACGCCCGGCACCTCGCCGAGGGGCGCTCCGGGCAGGTGCTCGACCGGCTCGGGCAGTGCCTGGCCGGGCACTTCGACGTCGAGCACTGCACCTTCCAGCTCGAGCCGGTGGGCCACCGCGAGCACGAGGCCGCCCACCACGCCTGA